GTCCCAATATGAAGATATAATTTCTGCATCATGTATGTTCTCTACAAACATTTAGTTAGCAAGTATGGTCAAATTAACGAAACTAACTCGAGTGTGTCATTTTACTTTTAACTATACAAATCATGAATTAAACATGACTCTAGATAAATGTCTTAGTTCATACGACGAGATTCGAGATTTAACTCTCTGCACATACAAAAAAGCCCCAACTTTCGTTGAGGCTTTTAAATAATGGTACCGGAGGACGGACTTGAACCGTCACGCTCGAAAGCAACGGATTTTGAATCCGTCGTGTCTACCAATTCCACCACTCCGGCAAAGTGATGTAGCAAACTTTTCAGTATGCAAAGGATTAGGTTTAATCTAAAGCTAATCCTTTGAACACTCACTCTAGCTTAATATGATTTCTTTACATCAAACATCATTAAGCAACTGAGTGCGAAGAATTATACCTTTACCGAATGTAATGGCAAGTGCTTTACCTACCCTTTTAACTAAATGCATAGCAACTGCTCAAATCTCCCTCAACTCATCATCAAGCTAGCTAAAATGTGAGCAACCGCCCACTGAGCCAAATCAGGTATTTAAAATACCCGTACGCTGGCCAAAATATTGATCGAGATCATAAATGTAATTAGCTAGCAGCATTATCATAACAATGACTTCACTAATATAGGAAAACGTAACATGGCATTTTGGTTAGATTTAATGTTTGGTAATCCAATTGGCTTGCTTTCCATGATCGTCATTTTCAGCACATTTGGCATTATTTCTTACCTAATGTGGATGTTTGTGGTGAAGTCAGCTCCAAGCAATAACGATACACAATAATAAGCTCACTCACCTAAATATTAGAGGGCCAATGTAGCCCTCTTTTTATTGCCCTTAACACCACAAATCACCCTACAAAAAAGCCGTCTCAAGGACGGCTGACAAGTATTGACTCAATTTGGGCTTACGCTGCGTGCTTGCGAGTCTGAACCAGGCTATTAATATAATTCGGTCTTGCCTTGAGTAAATGACTCATCTCTTCAGCTGATGGCTCACCACTGGGCAAGCGAAGTACTTCGCGATTTAAAAATACCCGTGCTTTCATCGAAATTTTGTAATCTGCAGTAGGCCCTTGAATCGCGTAATGGCGATCATTTCCTAACTTCTCAAGAATATTAGTTTCTAACAAACTGCGCACAGCCAACTCATTTTGTGGCAAGGTTAAAATCGTTGAACTTTGTAAGAAAAACTCACGTAACAATGCTCGCTCCGACGGGTCTAACAAGTTTACTTTAGCTTGAATAACCTCAGTGGTTTTCTTTTCTTTGAGGTAAGCAATCGACTCATCAGCAAAAAATGACACTAACTGACTTAAAAAATACGCAATACCGACCAGTAAGCCCAAACCAATAAAATGATTATACTGTTTTACCACGGCTGCAATACCAAGGTTTTCCAGCACATGAACCGGTACAAAAAGCATACTTGCGCAAGCTATCACCCACCAAAGCATGGTTGAAGCAAAAAAGCGCTTACCAGAAGAAACCGACAGTTTAGTTAGATCGATCTTTTTCATAATTCACTCACAGCGTCAGAAATTTGTTCCCGATAGAGCTTGAGCAATTTTGATGCCAATAAAGCTAGTGCGAGTATAATTAATTAAGTCATTGAGCAATATACCGCCTAATTGAATAAAACCTAGCCGAAACAGGCATTTTGCAGTAATTTGAATATACTTAAACTCAAGTGACTCTAATTATTAAACAAAACCCATGCTGACATTTTCACGACAACTGCTCAAAAGCCCCATTGGACGGAAGCTTATGCTGTCAATCGTGCTTTTTAGTTCCTTGATCACCCTGCTAACTACCATTTACCAGCTTTTTAACGACTACAATAGCGATGTTTCACGGATCGATCGCGCTTTTGAGAGTGTCGAAAAGGTTAACTTGGATGTACTTGCAGCCAGTATTTGGGTGATTGATGAAAGACTAATCAATACCCAACTCAATGGTTTAAGCCAACTTCCCGACTTTACTTACATCTCGATCAAAGACGATAGCGGGCAAGAATGGCAGTCGGGTAACTTCAAGCAAAAAGGTGTCATCGAGCAAGAGTTTCCACTGATTTACAGAAACAATGACGAAATTCAGGTTGGCACCTTATTAGTTCAGGCAGACCTCAACAACGTATACGATCGCCTTTACGACAAAGCCATCGTGATTTTACTATCCAATGCGATTAAAACTTTCCTCGTAGCCGGCTTCATTTTATTTTTAGTATGGTTAAACATTACCAAACACTTACACCGCCTAAGCGAGTACTGTGCGCAAATTAGCCTAGATAAGCCATTTGAGCCGTTAAGCTTTTTACGTAAACCTGCTGACGATGAGTTCGCACAGGTTGCTGATGCCATTAATACCATGCAGCAACAAGTACGCGCCTCGTTTGCTGCAGTGCAAGAATCTAAAGAAGAGTTGCAAGAAGCGCTGGAAGATAGGGAGCGCCTGCTTGAGCTAGAGCGCAGTTATAAAGACGAGCTGGCAAGGCAAGTTAAAGAGCAAACGAAAGAACTTGAACAATCACTTTTAATCTTAAAACGCGCGCAGCAAGTGCTAGTCGAACAAGAAAAAATGGCGGCACTTGGCGGCTTAGTATCTGGTGTAGCCCACGAGATCAACACGCCGATCGGCATTTGCTTAACAGCAGCAAGCTCTCAGCTTGCCCATGTTGATGAGCTAATTAAATTAATCCACAGCGACCACGCTACGCTTGAAGAGATTAACTCGATCCTTGAAGAGTACCAACAAAGCTGCCAGCTGATTGTTAACAATATTACCCGTGCAAGTAGCTTGATCCAAAAATTCAAAACCGTCGCAGCTGAGCAAAGTAATGAGAAAAACACTGAATTCAACCTCAAACAACAACTCACAGATATTGCTGAGTCGACACAAATTATGTTCTCGCCTCAAGACGTAGAAATTGGTATTAATGCTAACCAGGATCTGTGGGTGAGTAGTAATCAAAGCTTACTGAATCAAATCTTTAGTAATATTTTATCGAATGCATTTACACATGCCTTTATCGGCGTCGAGATCAGCAAGATCCTAATTAACGTAGTGCAAGACGGGGACACCATAAAAGTTGAGATCCAAAACAACGGTTTACCCATTCCTGAAGATGTTGCCGAACATATGTTCGAGCCATTCTTCACCACAACCAGAAACAAAGGTGGCACAGGATTAGGCCTATCAGCTGCATTTAATGCCGCAACATTGCTAAAAGGCACGATTCAATACGAAGCCGAATCATCACTTGGCGGCCCGATGTTTATTGTGTGCTTTCCTAAAGGTATGGGTGACAGCGAAGATAATCAGCTGGTAAACGTTGACGGGGATACAGGTAACTTCGAGAGCTTTGAATAGTTTTGACACTCAATAAGAATCGTTCGAATAAGCGGGCAAAGCTTAACGAAGCCTAGATTTCAATGAGATTAAAGTTAGAGATAGGAAAAAGCCCAATGCGCAGCATTGGGCTTTGTCGTTTTAGCGCCTATTCACATGGCAAGTTTACTTGGCATTGTTCGCTTTTAGCGTCAGTTTATCTAATACGCGCGCAACGGCTAAGTAGCCAAACGTGCCGGTAACCATAGTGACACTACCAAAACCTGAGGCACAGTCCATCCTCGCACTGCCTTCCATGCTTGCTTTTGCTGCGCACACACTGCCATCAGACTGTGGATAAACCAGGTGCTGGGTCGAGAATACCGCATCAACAGCAAAACGACGTTGTAGATTTTTGCTAAAGTTATAATCTTTACGCAAAATACTGCGCACTTTAGCAAGCAATGGATCTTGAATAGTTTTGGCAAGATCAGTTACCTTGATTTGACTGGGGTCAGTTTTCCCCCCAGCTCCCCCAATCGTCACTATGTTAATTTTATTGCGCTTGCACCAGGCAATTAGGGCAGCCTTTTGCTTCACTGCGTCAATGCAATCAATCACGTAATCAATATCACCACCATTTTTGTGGCTTACAAACAGCTCACCTAGGTTATCTAGCGTAACGAAATCTTCTATCTGATTAACCTGACATTCTGGATTAATCTCAAGAATTCGCTTAGCCATTACCTCAACTTTCGACTGCCCTATGGTTGAGCTTAGCGCGTGTGCTTGGCGGTTAATATTGGTGACACAAATGTCATCTAAATCAATTAGGGTAATCTTGCCTATGCCGCTACGAGCCAACGACTCTGCAACCCAGGTGCCTACACCACCAATGCCAACAACACAAACGTGAGCTTGGTGAAACTCATTCAACGCAGCCTGACCATATAGACGACCAATACCACTAAAACGATTTAAATAGGCAGAAGAGAGCATGAAAACCCCAAAGCTAAAAATTGACGGCGAATTTTATATCAATTGTGACAAATAGCGAAGCACTTCTGGCTAACTGAATTCATCTAAACTAACCGTGACAACTCAGCTTTTAACTCGTTGCTTGAATGCTAACCTTAGCAACCTAAATCCCCCAAATTGGAATATACGACGTTATCCAATTTTAAGCTTCTAACCCATTAATTAATGGCAAGTTTCATATGCACCAAACACAGGTGTCAGCAACTTTCTCAATTCAAAATGAGTAACTGACACTATAAAGCTACGACAAACGTGAGCAAGGTCGCACAGCATAGTCCAAACATTTGATAAATCTCACATTTAAACTAGCGTTTTAACCAAAGGAATTGTCCATTAATAAAAACACCCCCAATGCAATTGCGTCACAAAACAAGATCTCACGAACAACAACCAGCAAACAAAACCTTAACATCAAGCTGATTTTATTGAAAAAAACTATAAAACCACAGCAAGTAGCGCATTAATCACTAAAAATAAACACCCCTAAAGAGGTATAGACCTGTTTTTTAGGCATTAATTATGTAAATGGTCGAGTTAGTCACATTTCTGCAGTTCTTAATGAACTTTGCAAAGTAAAACATGATCTAGCCCACACTATGCACCGGTTAAACCTGTAAAAATCGCCGCAGATTGTTGCAGTAATTTTACTGTAATAACTGTTCATTTTAAAAACCATTATCGAATGGAATTAGAACATGACGTTCTTGGGAGCATAAAAGATGAAAAAATCGTTAATCTCAGCATCAGTAGCATCAGTATTAACACTGGCTTCTTTCGGTGCACTGGCTGATGGTCCAAATTTCTATGGTCGCTTAGACCTATCTGTGACGAACTCTGACACAGGTGCAACAACTCAAGAGGGAAAAGAAGGTACTGTCTTCGAGAACAACTTCTCTCACCTTGGTGTAAAAGGTAGCGAAACTATCGCTAAAGGTTTCGACGTAATCTACCAAATGGAATTCCAAGTTGAAAACACTTCAGTTTCTTCTGACGTTTTCAAAGCTCGTAATACTTTCCTAGGTCTTAAAACAGCTGCTGGTACAGTTTTAGTTGGTCGTAACGACACTGTATTCAAGCAATCTGAAGGTGGCATCGACTTATTCGGTAACTCAAACGCTGATATCGATCGTCTAGCTCCTGGCCAAACTCGTAGCGCAGACGGTATCTGGTACTACTCACCAAAAATTGCTGACTTAGTTACCCTAAACGCAACTTACTTAATGACTGACAACAACCAACCAGGTGTTGACGATGCAGATACTCAATATGCATTGAGCGCAACTGTTGGTGACAAGAAGCTTAAGCAACAAAACTTCTACGTAGCTGGTGCTTACAACAAAGGTATCTCAAACATTGACGCATACCGTGGTGTTGCTCAAGTTAAACTAGGTGACTTCAAAGTTGGTGGTTTATTCCAAAACTCTGAAAGCGTTATCGACAAAACTTTCGAAGGTAACACCTACTTTGTCAATGCTGCTTACAACCTAAACGGCGTAAACCTAAAAGCTGAATACGGTAAAGACGAATCTGGCCTAGGCAAGTACTTCGCTAACGTAAGTGGTATTAAGCCTGTTGCAGGTCAAGCAACTGAGCTAAGCGACGTAAACGTAACTAGCATTGTTGTGGGTGCTGACTACCGCATCGCTAAGTCAACACTAGTATATGGCCACTACGCAATGTACGAAGGTGACTACAAGCTTTCTGGTGCTAAAGTAGACCTAAAAGATGACAAAATCTTCACTGTAGGTGTACGTTACGACTTCTAATGATTGACGCTTAGCGTCTCATTAAAACTAAAGGCGACCATCTGGTCGCCTTTTTGTTTGCCTTAAATTTCCCAATATCTGCGCCCTTTTGCTACACAGACGCTATCAGCTACGAACTAACTTTTACGAGTCAACTTATAAGTTGCTTCATTTAGCCAAGGAACGTTCTTATTCTTAAAGCGGGCATTATCTTCTAACACGTCGTCACAGCTTAATAACTCAACATCAAAATACTCAGTTAAATGCTGCTCAATCCAGTCTGGACTCACCGCAAATGGTGGTCCTTGCAACGCAGTTTGTGGATAGTCTAGCGTCACTAGTAAACCAGATACGCCAGCAGGGATAAGCTCAGCAAGCTTTTTAGCATAATCGGCGCGCATCTCTTCAGGCCAGGCAATTAAGGCTGCGCGATCGTAAAAGCCGCCAATCGATTGCGTCACACTAGCTGGCAGGCTATATATATCACCCTGATAAAGGCTTATTTGCTCACAAGAATAATGCTGGAGCTCCCCTACCGATTCGACAGATGCTGCAAGGCTATTGTCGCTAAAAAAGTGTTCCACTGCAGTCTGATTTAGCTCACAGCCAATCACATCATGACCTTGCTCTGCCAGATAACACAAATCCAAGGTTTTACCGCACAAAGGGACAAACACAGCACTATTTACTGGCAGCTTGAGCTGCGACCAGAATTTAATAAGGTAGGGGTTTACTTCAGGAAGGTGGAAACCAATTTGCTGATTGTCCCACTTTTGATGCCAAAAACTCGGTTCCATGTTACATCTCACCATTTATAAAATATAGCGGCTACTTTAGACGCTTAAAATGGCGGATGCAACACACGCACAAATGACTAACTGCGGGAATTAACTACCTAAGACCGACTGTACTTTTCTGAGCCAGGCACAGTTATCACACTGGCAGTTTCGACGTGATAAATGGTGTGGGCTTAAGTTCGAGTCGACGAAATCAACTGCGATTAATAATTGTTGCTTGAGCTCTTCGACTGACTTTTTCTCTAACGCCACCATCTCATCATTGTGATTCATCCAAATACACTCTTCACCTTGATGGCAATTAATGCATTGTTCATCAGCAGCATTAAAAAATACCGCATGAGGGCAATGAGTCACTTCCATCGATTGAAGAATACGTGTACGAGGAAAATCAAATAGTTGAATTAAATCAGCTTTATTGATATTCGCCATAATTGCATTCCTTGTGACAACTTTGAGTTTGTAACTTCATATTACTGATAACTGAACAAAAAGTACTTGATGCAGGTCAAGGTTTACAGATGCAAATATTTCAGTTAGGAGCGCTTGCTAACGCCTTGCAACAAGGGTTTAATGGGGAGTTAAGGCTTAAGGATTAAAGGACGTTTACCGCCTGTGCAAACACCTGAATTAAAGCACTTTTATATTAATGAAGAGCAATCTATCTATCTGCTAAGGGCAGATGATGCGCGTAAACATAAAGCCTGGATCCGCCTATGTAAGCAGCAGTTGATTAAGCTCGGCTATGCCGATATTGAGTACATAGGTAAAGGCGCTTATGGGTTTGTGTTTGCAGGCGCTAACAACCTTGGGCAATCACACGTATTTAAATTCTCCCGCCTCAGCCTTCCCCAGCATATTCAAGACAGACTGGAAGAAGAAGCCTACATGCTCAGCCTGGTCGATCACCCAAATGTCCCCAAAGCCATCAAATTTGAGCGAGTCGGCAAGCAGGGAATTATGGTGATGGAGCACGCAATAGGTGAGGACTTAGATAAACTTTGCCTGCGTGTTGGCGCATTGCCACCAGCCATGATAATGAGCATCGCACGTCAACTTGCCAATATTCTGTTTTATCTTAGAACCGGTAAGCCTTTGGTTCATGGCGATATTAAGCCATCAAACCTTGTCTATGACGTTGACCGCGATCATTTATCACTCATCGACTGGGGTTCTGCAGTATTTGCTCAGCGTGACGAGCATGGGCGCGCGGCAGAAGATAACGTGATGGCGTTAATGTCGAGCGATCAGCACCAAACCAATGCACGCATGGGCGATGTGTATTTTATTGGCGATGAACAGCTCAATGGCGCACTTTCAAGTCCTAGGTTTGATGAGCAAGGTGCTGCTGCAACCCTATACGCACTTGCTTCAGGACAAATTAGTCGCTTTGGCGCTAAAGTCATCCCAGCCACCAGCATCGGCCTGCCAGTCGAGCTCGCAAAAACCCTTGATGGTATGCTCAGCGATGATCCACAAATGCGTAATCAAGCTGGCGACTACTTTTTAAAAAGCTTACGCCACAATCATCAAATTCACTTGCCTAAGCTACCTAGCAAGCCCTTGCTAGCCGCAATTCCGGTGTGGAACCAAGCTCGCACTCGGGAAATTGAAACAGTTACCTACAGCTCACGTAAAGCCTTTTTAAAAGAACTAAATGCCGATGACCCAGTTGCCAAGCTCGATGACATTCAGTTAGAAAAATACTATCGCAACTTTATGGTGGGCATGGGTGATACCGAAAAAGGCTTTATTGCAGCGGTAAGCAGACTCGCGCACTTCCCGCTGGTAGGCGGTCTGGTTATTCACTGGCAACAAGACGGCATTTTCATCGACTCAAACTTAACAATTTACGACCCTGAAATTCGCCAGTCGTTGATTGTCGCAGTGAATAATATGGTGACTCTAGCTCGCGGTATTAAGCGTATTGGTGTTTTCAAAGCTTGCTTTTTCAACGCTAAAGATACCTTACACTTTGAGCGTGAAAGCCCACATAGCGCATATAAAATTACCGGCGATACTATGCTGCCGTTCGAAATTGGCGATGCGCCGTTATTAGAAGATAAGTCAAAGCTGCACTCTTACTTTGAAGATGGCCGTGACCCAGAAGAAAACCTTGAGCTACCAAAAGAGATCATTGTTGAGCTAACCCGCATTAACCAAATTCACCACACAGGCTGCATCATCTTTGAAGCACTAGACGGGCATTTAAAAATTCATAGCTATTTAAGGCTACTAAATCCACGTAAGCAAGCTGCATTTAGAGCAAGCCTCGATAGAATTTTGGCCCACGCCAGCAAAATTCAAGGTCACGGGATCGCTGGCTTTATGAAGCTGCCTTATAAAAATACCCGTGAATTTAGCCACATCGAAAGTCTGCCAGATAAGTTTTATCCCAAGAACCCAAAAGCTTTTGAGAACGAATAAAACCAGCTTACTTAAACAATAAACTGAAGAAGGTGGCTTTGTGTTCCCCCTAAAAGGAGGCTTTCAGTTATTTTGTATTCTCAATAGCATCTATAAGTAATGACATTTAAAGCCTTTGAAAACATGGATTTTTTCGTCGAGCCTTTTAGTCAAACAAAGGGGGTATGTGCTTGCTGCGTGCTTTAAATATCATTACATAACAGGCTCAACCTAACATGTCATGGAAACAATACAGGTAATGCCTATGATAACCACGTACTGCAATAGGTGATTTAGGGCTGAAAATAAAAAAGACAGCTATTTAGCTGTCTTTTAGTTGTTTAATAAGGGCTATTCCCTAGATCGGCGAGCCTGGTGGCATCTTAGCTGGTTGCTCAATTAGCTTGAATTTCGCATCCTTTAATCCCTTGGAAATGCCAAGGTATAGCCACTCATAATGCGCGGCATGATAATCACTCGCACGTTTTGAGCGGCGCTCTAGCTGCTTCAAGATTTGTCTTAGCTTAACCAGTAACTGCCCTTTTACCGCAGGGGTAAGTTCAGGGCTATGGTAAACCTTGAGTAGCTCATTTACGGTTACTGCGTTTACTTGCATACGAATGCCTAGTTGGCTACCGCGCTTAAGCTCAGCGTACACGGTTTTAGCAAGTAGTTTATCGACTAACTTAGGTACTGAGAGCTGCTCGCTATCGTATAAATAGCTCTGATTTACGCGATTTAGGCGGGTTGGATTCACCAGCTGAGCAACGGTATGACGACTTAGTACTTCCGCCATCGCGATAGGATCGCTAACTACCCCCAGGTTAGAAGCAAAACTCTCACGACTGCTGCGATAATTGCCAGCCTTTGGTACCAGCGCATCGAGCACTCTAGGTGGCACATATAAGCTTTGCCACGACAAACTATCAAGTAAGGTATCTAACGCGCGTTTTTGAGCTTTAGGGTCAATGTAGCTCCAACGCAACCCTGAACCCAGTTGCTGATAACTATAATCGGTGCCGCCGATAAATTTAGCTGCCGCCTGAATTTGATAACGAGTCAGTAAGTAAATCGGCACAAAGGTATCACTTAGCTCACCACGTGGTTGCCCTGCTAGCAAAGCATCAGCATTAAAATCTTCAATGGCTTTGCGCCTAACTTGCTCAAGCCGTGCAAGCTCTGCAACTGGGTCATTACCGTTATCCCAAAGGCTCGCATAAGCATGGCTCGCCTTTTGGCTGCGTGAGTCTGCCTCACCAATGTAGCGATAGCCTTGCGTTAGCGCATGTTGCAACAAGCTTTGCTGATTAGCTTCATCGCCATAACCAAAGGCAATAGTGTATTTATCCCACTCACCAATGCCCTCACTATATGGCGTTGAAATATCAATTTTGCCGTCAACAATCGCGGCATAAGGATGCGGATAATCCATAACCGATGCGTTATCGTTTGTCGATGCAGCAAAGTTATGGTCAAGCCCAAGCGTGTGGCCGATTTCGTGGGCCGACAATTGACGAATACGCGCAAGCGATAAATCCATCGCCGCTTGAGATGCAGCTTCGCGGTCTTGCCAAGCTGAGGTTAAACCTCGTGCGATTAAATGATCTTGCCTGACTCGCAAACTTCCTAGCGTAACATGGCCTTTGATGATTTCACCTGTACGAGGATCGGCTATTGCTGAGCCATAAGACCAACCACGAGTGGCACGATGCACCCATTGGATCATGTTATAGCGAATATCTTGTGGATCAGCCCCTTCTGGTAGCATTTCAACCTTAAAGCCATTGATAAACCCTGCCTCGTTAAACGCTTGCTCCCACCAGCGACCACCTTCTAATAAGGCGGTGCGAATAGGCTCTGGCGCACCAGGGTCGAGATAATAAGTAATTGGCTTAACCACTTCGCTCGGCTCAGGGCCCGGATTAACCTTCTCAAGGCGATGACGCAACAAGTAGCGCTGACGAATATCGCTCGCCACTGGCGTTGAATAATCTAAGTATTCGCCCGACAAATAACCACTCATCGGATGGTAACTACGCACCTGATAGCCAGGCTCTGGCAGCGCGATAAACGAATAACGCATGCGCACAGACACAAAGTTAGCATCGGGCGTCACCTGCTTTACATAATCTCCCGGCTTACTTGCACTGAAGGTGAGATTGACATCCACATCAGCATTTCGCTCAAATGACTTCACACTAGCTGGCATTAATACAGATCGCTGCGTATCTAACCTAAACGCTCCTTGCTTGGTGGCATCTAAACGCTGAGCAACGCCGTGCAAATCGTTGACTACTAAATCATTAATCGCAACCAGTGCCTTTTTGCCATCAACGACTTCACCGCGCCATAAAATCGACTCAGCAAAGGCTTGCTTAACCGCCATTTGTTCAGCGAGATTGTCAGAAGTAGCGCGATAATCCGTATTGAGCTGCTTGAGTAACACATAAGGGCCTTGGCGCTCAAATTGCACTAAGCGAGTTTGCCCAAGCTGCCCTCTATCAAGACCAATATCATTAGAGCCAACACCATGCGGCAAGCTGGTGACCAGCAGAAAAGGTTGGTTTAGTTTATTAACTTCAAGGTAAAGCTCACCGCTTGGGTGATAATAAAGATCTAAAAAGCCGTCGGCATGACGACTCTTTTTAATAATTTTTTGACTGTCATTTGCCGCATAGACATGTGAGGCTGGCAATGAGAAAAGTGGCGCAGAGGCCAATAGCAACGCGAGAGCTAAACTGCGTCGGTTCATGATATTCTCCCTATCCCCTAGTTAATGCACTTGCTAAGCAGTTATTAGTTCTCGGCTAAATAACTGCTAGCTAAAATTTGTTAATTAACTAGGTTGATTGCGTCATTATTTTTGTTCGATTAGCGATCAATGAATAAGGTATCAAACCATGCTACGAATACAATAAAAACATCACTTATTGATAACAATCTTGCCATTACTGCGCTTGGTAAAATGATAAATATGAATGGTTATATGACGTAGATCTACAAAAACGCCTAAACAGGTTTAGTCACCAGTAATATCTCCCCACAAACCACAGAAGAAATAAGCCAGAAACATAATTCTAGTGAGAGCGGTACCTATCCAACAAATATTAACTTAACGGTAAAACTGAAATAAGTTCGAAAAAATAATCAGAATGTCGTACCAAGCAGTATCGATTTACTAGATTACTCATCAGCTTTTTTTGGCAAATATTCAGGCATATAACAGCGCAAATAAGCAATGGCAGCGCGCTTAGCTTCTTCAGCCATATAGTCAGTGATCTCATTATGTTTATTAACCGACAACATAAACATAAGGTCAATAATTTCAACAGTATGGAAGAAGACCTTCTCTTGATTAGCGAACGGCATCATCACAAAATGCTCATTTAGCGCTTCCATCACACTGCGACCAATCTCCTCGTCATTCTCGCGGTCACTAAACTTGATTTCCGCAGGAGTTTTACCACCAATCAATAGCTGCTCGTAAGCACGATTTTCCTTATACAAAGCAACTGCCCTATCTACACAAGCGCGAATAATTGCTTGCCAATTATCTTCAGGCTTTAGGGAGAATGGCTGAAAAACAGCTTCCATAATCTGTTGTTCAAACTGCTTAGAGATCTCAGCTAATAAATTGTTTACTTTAGGAAAAAAATGATAAACCGAGCCAATTGGGATATCAGATGCCTTTGCCACATCAGCCAATGACAACTGCTCTACGGGCTTGGTGGCCAA
This DNA window, taken from Shewanella maritima, encodes the following:
- a CDS encoding TetR/AcrR family transcriptional regulator, which encodes MEKQKVTTRKRKSSSQARGDVRRSILVNAGKELLATKPVEQLSLADVAKASDIPIGSVYHFFPKVNNLLAEISKQFEQQIMEAVFQPFSLKPEDNWQAIIRACVDRAVALYKENRAYEQLLIGGKTPAEIKFSDRENDEEIGRSVMEALNEHFVMMPFANQEKVFFHTVEIIDLMFMLSVNKHNEITDYMAEEAKRAAIAYLRCYMPEYLPKKADE
- a CDS encoding zinc-dependent metalloprotease; its protein translation is MNRRSLALALLLASAPLFSLPASHVYAANDSQKIIKKSRHADGFLDLYYHPSGELYLEVNKLNQPFLLVTSLPHGVGSNDIGLDRGQLGQTRLVQFERQGPYVLLKQLNTDYRATSDNLAEQMAVKQAFAESILWRGEVVDGKKALVAINDLVVNDLHGVAQRLDATKQGAFRLDTQRSVLMPASVKSFERNADVDVNLTFSASKPGDYVKQVTPDANFVSVRMRYSFIALPEPGYQVRSYHPMSGYLSGEYLDYSTPVASDIRQRYLLRHRLEKVNPGPEPSEVVKPITYYLDPGAPEPIRTALLEGGRWWEQAFNEAGFINGFKVEMLPEGADPQDIRYNMIQWVHRATRGWSYGSAIADPRTGEIIKGHVTLGSLRVRQDHLIARGLTSAWQDREAASQAAMDLSLARIRQLSAHEIGHTLGLDHNFAASTNDNASVMDYPHPYAAIVDGKIDISTPYSEGIGEWDKYTIAFGYGDEANQQSLLQHALTQGYRYIGEADSRSQKASHAYASLWDNGNDPVAELARLEQVRRKAIEDFNADALLAGQPRGELSDTFVPIYLLTRYQIQAAAKFIGGTDYSYQQLGSGLRWSYIDPKAQKRALDTLLDSLSWQSLYVPPRVLDALVPKAGNYRSSRESFASNLGVVSDPIAMAEVLSRHTVAQLVNPTRLNRVNQSYLYDSEQLSVPKLVDKLLAKTVYAELKRGSQLGIRMQVNAVTVNELLKVYHSPELTPAVKGQLLVKLRQILKQLERRSKRASDYHAAHYEWLYLGISKGLKDAKFKLIEQPAKMPPGSPI